In Pedobacter sp. SL55, the following proteins share a genomic window:
- a CDS encoding RDD family protein: METIKINTSQHVEIDYPVAGLGERVAAYLIDFAMFLVIYFFALIAFAITELENRFNNSATVILIIVFGICYVFYDLLCEVAFNGQSLGKKLLKIKVVSLDGGRASIGQYFIRWVFRIADFTLTANLLGFISVAVSEKKQRIGDIVAGTTLIRTVPATKIEHIAFHPVEDEDYTPIFDNAMMLSDHDIELIHEVVRTYYTTYNTQLIYQMAAKVSAHLGVNIPEGMNEMQFLKTVSSDYIYLTSRAV, encoded by the coding sequence ATGGAAACCATCAAAATTAACACTAGTCAACACGTAGAAATAGATTATCCCGTAGCTGGTTTGGGCGAGCGTGTAGCCGCCTATCTTATCGACTTCGCTATGTTCTTGGTCATTTATTTCTTTGCGCTTATTGCCTTCGCAATTACCGAATTAGAAAATCGCTTTAACAATAGTGCTACTGTAATTTTGATCATTGTATTTGGGATTTGCTATGTGTTTTACGATTTGCTTTGCGAAGTGGCATTTAACGGACAAAGCCTAGGCAAAAAGCTATTGAAAATAAAAGTAGTAAGCCTAGACGGCGGAAGAGCCAGTATTGGACAGTATTTTATACGTTGGGTTTTTAGAATAGCCGATTTTACGCTTACAGCCAATCTATTGGGTTTCATTAGCGTTGCCGTTTCCGAAAAAAAACAGCGCATTGGCGATATTGTTGCCGGCACTACGTTGATTAGAACCGTTCCTGCTACTAAAATTGAACATATCGCTTTTCATCCGGTAGAAGACGAAGACTACACACCTATTTTCGACAATGCGATGATGCTGAGCGACCATGACATTGAACTTATTCACGAGGTGGTGCGCACCTATTACACCACCTATAACACACAGCTCATCTATCAAATGGCTGCAAAAGTTTCAGCACATTTGGGCGTAAATATCCCAGAGGGGATGAATGAAATGCAGTTCTTAAAAACCGTTTCTTCAGATTATATTTATTTAACTTCTAGGGCGGTTTAA
- a CDS encoding SGNH/GDSL hydrolase family protein — protein MAKPLSYLALGDSYTIGEAVEPSESFPYQLVELLKAKAIQFENPKVIAKTGWTTDELRHAIQQEQITETFDLVTLLIGVNNQYRGYSQDTYRKEFTELLATAISFAGGDKNKVYVISIPDWGVTEFAKNSGRDLKTISKEIDAFNEINRQETEASHVTYVDITPISRQAVKKPNLIAGDGLHPSGKMYAEWTKLIAEKIIEKR, from the coding sequence ATGGCAAAACCACTTTCTTACTTAGCATTAGGCGATTCGTACACCATTGGCGAGGCTGTTGAACCATCAGAATCTTTTCCGTACCAGCTGGTTGAGCTCCTAAAAGCTAAAGCTATTCAATTCGAAAACCCCAAGGTAATTGCCAAAACTGGTTGGACAACCGATGAACTGCGTCACGCCATACAGCAAGAGCAAATCACAGAAACCTTTGACTTAGTTACTTTGCTCATTGGTGTAAACAACCAGTACCGCGGCTATTCGCAAGACACCTACCGCAAAGAATTTACCGAGCTTTTAGCAACTGCCATCAGCTTTGCTGGCGGAGATAAAAATAAAGTTTATGTAATTTCTATTCCCGATTGGGGCGTTACAGAATTTGCAAAAAACAGTGGTAGAGACTTAAAAACGATAAGTAAAGAGATTGATGCTTTTAATGAAATTAACAGGCAGGAAACCGAAGCTAGCCATGTGACTTACGTAGATATCACACCAATCTCTCGCCAAGCGGTTAAAAAACCAAACCTTATTGCAGGCGATGGTTTACATCCTTCTGGTAAGATGTACGCAGAATGGACTAAACTAATTGCGGAAAAAATCATAGAGAAACGTTAA
- a CDS encoding DUF2752 domain-containing protein: MLILSRADIFLLPCPFKYLFGFDCPGCGFQRSVLALFNGDFVHSFQLYPPTVPFLLSFIAGVGTWLFKFDQNAKWLKVMYFFTGFVMVVSYLYKMLFQHIH, translated from the coding sequence TTGCTAATTTTAAGTAGAGCGGATATTTTTTTGTTGCCCTGTCCATTCAAATATTTGTTTGGTTTCGATTGTCCCGGCTGTGGCTTTCAACGTTCGGTATTGGCTTTGTTCAATGGAGATTTTGTGCATAGCTTTCAGTTGTACCCGCCAACGGTTCCGTTTCTGTTGAGTTTTATTGCCGGAGTTGGCACTTGGCTATTCAAATTTGATCAAAATGCGAAATGGCTTAAGGTAATGTATTTTTTTACAGGTTTTGTAATGGTGGTAAGCTATCTTTACAAAATGCTGTTTCAGCACATTCATTAA